One genomic region from Magallana gigas chromosome 3, xbMagGiga1.1, whole genome shotgun sequence encodes:
- the LOC105336115 gene encoding sialin gives MKEKHIQPEEEIDDEVPCCLSQRWKTAYVGFFGFICVYAVRVNLSVAIVCMVKSQNLTTGGTEENGTIIYQGPCRAEAESSSVYEHAEFDWSKTTQSTILASFFYGYIVTQIPAGWLADRFGGRRVFGIGMLIASICTLVFPVCARISVNLVYALRVLLGLSTAVSFPAVQSLWGRWAPPLERSKLVSFTYLGTMFGMVGTFSTSGLLCQYGFDNGWGSIFYITGGLTLLWVCAWFYITADTPDQHPRITEAERKYITSSIEYNTNIRTLKTPWKSIAMSSAVWACLTAHVCNNWTNYTLLTSLPTFMKEVLKFNIKNNGALSAVPYICQAVSGFLAGQTADILRSKGVLNTTHTRKLYQVSSFLGAGALLVAVGYSSCDKRDVAVVLLSLAVMFTGLSRAGYIVNHIDFAPRYAGVLYGITNTLATVPGMVAPIVAGALTPNKSQMEWRYVFFVCAGFDLFGAIVFGLFASGTIQDWARDEVEIEVKIPKEVEVNSDKKMEMVQAEIEKTLVSVQPEVTYSTVVKRHVDSDPSDKMVKMVQFIYIVPHHVTNFTRWAIHDLRSRKVGTCTRMGCCFSGENEESSPKTPLIKGNATGGSQYTSDSTQTVTQSARKQKSLDPPPNKDFLTSVDLLTTADMKNIKIPSLNKTFQDQGKVFDEIFRQFQEMKESLNDFKSHFTMETEGVPVLSKCMQLLSTRCGSCKLKVERRKYSVLIGYENQDVMRNSTTNPQQVLDCLQLFNSFNKNIQKILERAPEVENSAKILIDDEDNMRKEVTKADLAGTDGPETMKACNENIHKLRKMNNSLRTIKRHTERTFKEVVEASKALFNETEAEQSNEIYQSSTICDLKS, from the exons ATGAAGGAAAAGCATATCCAGCCAGAAGAAG AAATTGATGACGAGGTGCCATGTTGCCTTTCGCAACGATGGAAGACGGCGTACGTCGGATTCTTTGGCTTCATTTGTGTGTACGCCGTGCGCGTGAATCTTAGCGTGGCCATCGTATGCATGGTGAAATCCCAGAACTTGACGACCGGCGGTACCGAGGAAAATGGCACCATCATCTATCAGGGTCCCTGCAGAGCGGAAGCCGAGAGTAGCTCTGTGTACGAG catGCGGAGTTTGACTGGTCTAAAACGACGCAATCTACCATTTTGGCATCATTTTTCTATGGTTATATCGTCACACAAATCCCTGCTGGCTGGCTGGCCGACAGATTTGGTGGAAGACGGGTGTTTGGTATTGGAATGCTTATTGCATCCATTTGCACACTTGTATTTCCGGTATGCGCACGCATTTCGGTAAACTTGGTGTACGCTTTGCGAGTTCTTCTTGGACTATCaacg GCAGTTTCTTTTCCCGCGGTGCAGTCATTATGGGGCAGATGGGCGCCTCCATTAGAAAGAAGCAAACTGGTTTCCTTTACCTATTTAG GGACCATGTTTGGAATGGTGGGAACGTTTTCTACGTCAGGTCTCTTGTGTCAGTACGGGTTTGACAACGGATGGGGATCCATATTCTACATCACTG GTGGCCTCACACTTCTGTGGGTTTGTGCGTGGTTTTACATAACAGCCGATACCCCAGACCAACACCCCCGGATTACAGAGGCGGAGAGAAAGTACATTACTTCGTCGATTGAATACAACACCAATATTAGG ACATTGAAGACACCTTGGAAATCCATTGCAATGTCGTCTGCTGTATGGGCCTGTTTGACTGCGCACGTGTGCAACAACTGGACTAACTATACTCTGTTGACAAGTCTGCCGACATTCATGAAAGAAGTCCTCAAGTTTAATATTAAAAAC AATGGAGCACTGTCTGCAGTTCCTTACATCTGTCAAGCGGTGTCTGGATTCCTTGCCGGTCAAACAGCGGACATCCTTCGCTCAAAAGGGGTCCTTAATACCACACACACAAGAAAACTTTACCAAGTGTCGT CGTTTCTCGGAGCCGGAGCCCTTCTGGTAGCGGTAGGGTACAGCTCTTGTGACAAACGAGACGTCGCCGTGGTATTGTTGTCCCTAGCTGTCATGTTTACTGGTCTCTCTAGGGCTGGTTATATCGTTAATCACATAGACTTTGCTCCAAG GTATGCTGGGGTTTTGTATGGGATCACCAACACTCTTGCTACTGTACCTGGCATGGTTGCGCCGATTGTTGCAGGGGCACTCACTCCAAAT AAATCTCAAATGGAGTGGCGATACGTTTTCTTCGTGTGTGCCGGATTTGATCTGTTTGGCGCCATTGTGTTTGGCTTGTTTGCAAGTGGAACCATTCAAGATTGGGCTCGCGACGAAGTGGAAATTGAGGTCAAAATACCCAAAGAGGTAGAAGTTAATTCTGATAAGAAAATGGAAATGGTACAGGCTGAAATTGAAAAGACGTTGGTGTCCGTGCAACCGGAAGTTACGTATAGTACTGTCGTAAAGCGTCATGTTGATTCAGATCCCTCTGATAAGATGGTCAAGATGGTTCAATTT ATTTACATTGTACCCCATCATGTGACGAATTTCACTAGGTGGGCTATCCATGACTTGCGATCGCGTAAGGTAGGTACATGCACGAGGATGGGATGCTGTTTCTCTGGCGAG AATGAGGAATCCAGCCCAAAGACACCACTCATTAAGGGGAATGCTACGGGCGGATCCCAGTACACTTCTGATTCAACGCAAACCGTAACACAGTCCGCAAGGAAACAAAAATCGTTGGATCCGCCACCAAACAAGGATTTCT TAACATCTGTCGATTTGTTGACCACAGCTGATATGAAAAACATCAAGATTCCCTCGCTGAATAAGACATTTCAG GACCAAGGAAAAGTGTTTGACGAAATCTTCCGACAATTCCAAGAGATGAAGGAAAGCCTCAACGATTTCAAATCTCATTTCACGATGGAGACCGAAGGTGTCCCTGTTCTGTCAAAATGCATGCAGCTGCTCTCGACCAGATGCG GAAGCTGCAAACTCAAGGTTGAAAGACGAAAATATAGCGTTCTCATAGGGTACGAAAACCAAGATGTCATGCGCAATAGCACAACGAATCCCCAACAAGTCCTGGATTGTTTACAATTGTTTAAttctttcaataaaaacattcaaaaaattcTAGAAAGAGCACCGGAAGTGGAAAATTCCGCCAAAATTCTCATCGACGACGAGGATAATATGAGAAAGGAAGTGACGAAAGCCGATTTGGCGGGAACTGACGGACCAGAAACAATGAAGGCTTGTAATGAGAATATACACAAACTGAGGAAAATGAACAATAGTTTGAGGACCATAAAGAGACACACAGAGCGAACATTTAAAGAAGTAGTCGAAGCCTCTAAAGCATTATTCAATGAAACCGAAGCAGAGCAGTCAAACGAGATCTACCAGAGTAGTACAATATGTGACTTAAAATCTTAA